From Echinicola jeungdonensis, the proteins below share one genomic window:
- a CDS encoding alanine racemase encodes MSYLDSITIPTLLLDENKCRKNMQSMADKAMRNHTRLTPHFKTHQSRLIGDWFQGIGIGEINVSSIKMASYFSEQNWQNIHIAFPFNPLEAHHLDELAHQSSVSIQLVNEEVTKSLAQQLKIPVGFFIEIDAGYGRTGVEAWDYEKIEKILQAARPTNKLYFKGFYIHAGHTYQADIAGISKIHEETKNALKKLRSKFKEDFPTMVTRSGDTPSCALMENFEGIDEISPGNFIFYDLMQTAIGSCHKEDIAVALAVPIVDIKEEKNEILVHGGAIHLSKEYLMNADGSKNYGEVVLLNENGWNLSEETSYLKSISQEHGLIQASTGLVNQLKVGDLIGILPVHSCLTADCMGEFWSTEGQIIDHLSGQKRQLPT; translated from the coding sequence ATGTCTTATTTGGACTCGATAACGATTCCTACTTTACTTTTAGACGAAAATAAATGCCGGAAAAATATGCAGTCAATGGCGGACAAGGCCATGAGAAACCACACCCGCCTGACCCCGCATTTTAAAACCCATCAGTCCAGGCTTATCGGAGACTGGTTCCAGGGAATTGGCATTGGAGAAATCAATGTATCCTCTATTAAAATGGCATCCTATTTTTCGGAACAAAATTGGCAAAACATCCATATCGCTTTCCCATTCAACCCTTTAGAGGCCCATCATCTGGATGAATTAGCCCACCAATCCTCCGTTTCCATCCAACTGGTCAATGAAGAAGTCACTAAATCCCTGGCCCAACAACTTAAAATTCCGGTAGGTTTTTTTATTGAAATTGATGCGGGTTACGGAAGGACAGGCGTGGAAGCATGGGACTATGAAAAAATTGAAAAAATCCTTCAGGCTGCCCGGCCCACCAATAAGCTTTATTTTAAGGGATTTTACATTCATGCAGGACATACCTATCAGGCGGATATAGCAGGCATTTCCAAAATTCATGAGGAAACAAAAAATGCGTTAAAAAAACTCAGGTCCAAGTTCAAAGAAGATTTCCCTACAATGGTCACCCGGTCAGGGGATACCCCAAGTTGCGCCTTAATGGAAAATTTTGAGGGAATTGATGAAATAAGCCCAGGCAATTTTATTTTTTATGACCTGATGCAAACGGCCATCGGTAGTTGTCACAAGGAGGACATTGCTGTGGCTTTAGCCGTCCCCATTGTTGATATCAAGGAAGAAAAAAATGAAATATTGGTTCATGGAGGGGCTATCCATCTTTCTAAAGAATATTTAATGAATGCTGATGGAAGCAAAAACTATGGGGAAGTGGTTTTGCTGAATGAAAATGGATGGAATTTATCAGAAGAAACTTCTTATTTAAAAAGTATTTCACAAGAACATGGCCTGATCCAAGCCAGCACTGGTTTGGTAAATCAGTTAAAAGTTGGGGATTTAATAGGGATTTTGCCTGTCCACAGTTGCTTAACCGCAGATTGCATGGGGGAATTTTGGTCCACTGAGGGCCAAATAATTGATCACCTTAGTGGACAAAAAAGACAACTCCCCACTTAA